A part of Kitasatospora acidiphila genomic DNA contains:
- a CDS encoding helix-turn-helix transcriptional regulator — translation MKRGDSTGGTGSGSGRGGSGSTGAAGGTGGTGGTGGTGVADDRWREFWGRPEDALARAVEVLRTPRPDLLLRLSQMLDTLVPHVAVAQLSGVCTFSPSHAFGPAELTRGVSSLELSRLAERTTATTSAGRPWQGEAELAGCTRPVVVAVAAAPNGGPSADDTPTAGTGTLSATTGGAVLVLVRADTTPVAPGALAVLQQLWDLVIAHSDHRATDAGPKHAAASRSSANTRARAIAEFTGTHSAALSAILAPLRSADLDDAAARRSATELAVTALLDLRRGADLDRTLSEEPADAAFARLTRELRPLLRHTRVRLEAAPPVEAARSVPADAAHTARDAVRAAVLMMLDQEKPTRLHVSWQFTPEDALRAVVRGDGLGVLAVDALTVHRTADRVAALGGRCTVEAVPGWGTTVAVDLPLTLPEPTHATDPLDGLQPRESEVLDQLAQGRRNRDIAAALHISESTVKFHVANILAKLGVASRGEAAALAHRAGMPGGTLGLHVAS, via the coding sequence ATGAAGCGCGGCGACAGCACTGGCGGTACGGGCAGCGGGAGCGGTAGGGGCGGCAGCGGCAGTACGGGTGCTGCGGGCGGCACGGGCGGCACGGGCGGCACGGGCGGCACGGGCGTTGCGGACGACCGGTGGCGGGAGTTCTGGGGCCGCCCCGAGGACGCGCTGGCGCGGGCCGTCGAAGTGCTGCGCACGCCGCGGCCGGACCTGCTGCTCCGCCTCTCCCAGATGCTCGACACGCTCGTCCCGCACGTGGCGGTCGCCCAGCTCAGCGGCGTCTGCACCTTCTCCCCGTCGCACGCCTTCGGCCCGGCCGAGCTGACCCGGGGAGTGAGCAGCCTGGAGCTGTCCCGGCTGGCCGAGCGCACCACTGCGACCACCTCGGCCGGCCGGCCCTGGCAGGGTGAGGCCGAACTCGCCGGCTGCACCCGGCCGGTGGTGGTGGCCGTCGCCGCCGCACCGAACGGCGGCCCCTCGGCGGACGACACCCCCACAGCGGGCACCGGCACCCTTTCGGCCACCACCGGCGGCGCCGTTCTGGTGCTCGTCCGGGCGGACACCACCCCGGTGGCGCCGGGGGCGCTCGCCGTCCTGCAGCAGCTGTGGGACCTGGTCATCGCCCACTCCGACCACCGCGCCACCGACGCCGGGCCCAAGCACGCGGCGGCCTCCCGCTCCTCGGCGAACACCCGCGCCCGCGCGATCGCCGAGTTCACCGGCACGCACAGCGCTGCGCTCAGCGCGATCCTGGCGCCGCTGCGCTCGGCCGACCTGGACGACGCCGCGGCGCGCCGCAGCGCCACCGAGCTGGCCGTCACCGCGCTGCTGGACCTGCGCCGGGGCGCCGACCTGGACCGTACGCTCAGCGAGGAGCCCGCCGACGCCGCCTTCGCCCGGCTCACCCGGGAGCTGCGCCCGCTGCTGCGGCACACCCGGGTCCGGCTGGAGGCGGCACCCCCGGTCGAGGCCGCCCGTTCGGTCCCGGCCGACGCCGCGCACACCGCACGGGACGCGGTCCGGGCTGCCGTCCTGATGATGCTGGACCAGGAGAAGCCGACTCGCCTGCACGTGAGTTGGCAGTTCACCCCGGAGGATGCCCTGCGGGCGGTGGTCCGCGGTGACGGCCTGGGCGTGCTGGCCGTCGACGCCCTCACGGTCCACCGCACCGCCGACCGCGTCGCCGCGCTCGGCGGTCGCTGCACCGTGGAGGCGGTGCCCGGCTGGGGCACCACGGTGGCGGTCGACCTGCCGCTCACCCTCCCCGAGCCGACCCACGCCACCGATCCGCTGGACGGCCTCCAGCCGAGGGAGTCGGAGGTCCTCGACCAGCTCGCCCAGGGCCGCCGCAACCGCGACATCGCCGCGGCGCTGCACATCAGCGAGTCGACGGTGAAGTTCCACGTCGCCAACATCCTGGCGAAGCTGGGCGTCGCCTCGCGCGGTGAGGCGGCAGCCCTGGCCCACCGAGCCGGGATGCCGGGCGGCACGCTGGGGCTGCATGTGGCGTCCTGA